In Apium graveolens cultivar Ventura chromosome 10, ASM990537v1, whole genome shotgun sequence, the following are encoded in one genomic region:
- the LOC141692664 gene encoding U-box domain-containing protein 40-like produces the protein MGGNGKHRWKISFHTKSSSSSSSSSSSCQPPSEFLCPISGSLMFDPVVVSSGQTFERTSVQVCRDLSFVPSLPDGTFPDFDVVIPNLALKSTILTWCNTSNSPPPHTPDYFAIQSTVKSRFNYKFVPNIRDSERDLLRGVGDKPNVFFSHAATELYPRADRFYSSSTSSEESVIANADVNVPSTPILPFATRPSCYSNPESESSEIEANNPNYSETDVINKLNSADVYDQEQELISLRKKTRISEEARVLLCTSNILTSLKSALLSKYADVQTNAAAIIVNLSLHKPNKVKIVRSGIVPPLIDILSGGLPDSQEHAAGALFSLALEDQNRTAIGVLGALHPLLHALRSDSGRTRQDSALALYHLSLNQTNRVKLVKLGAVSTLLTLLKRGELLGRVLLILCNLASCAEGKSTMLDSNAVECLVEILRNESESESTRENCVAVLYSLSSGSLRFKGLAREARAVDVLRIVEEKGSERGREKAKRMLMMLRERDEDEEVDWEGVLEGGVSRNRYRVGRKVNGPNSTEF, from the coding sequence ATGGGTGGTAATGGCAAACACAGATGGAAAATCTCTTTCCACACCAaatcctcctcctcctcctcctcctcctcttcCAGTTGTCAGCCCCCTTCTGAGTTCCTCTGTCCCATTTCGGGTTCTCTAATGTTTGACCCCGTTGTTGTTTCCTCCGGACAGACTTTCGAAAGAACCTCTGTCCAAGTCTGTCGTGATCTCTCCTTTGTTCCGTCTTTACCTGACGGAACATTTCCTGATTTCGATGTTGTGATTCCTAATTTAGCTCTCAAGTCCACCATTCTCACCTGGTGCAACACTTCCAATTCTCCGCCTCCTCATACTCCTGATTACTTTGCAATTCAATCAACTGTAAAGTCAAGGTTTAATTATAAGTTTGTTCCGAATATTAGGGATTCGGAGAGGGATTTGTTGAGAGGCGTGGGAGATAAACCAAACGTGTTCTTCTCCCACGCTGCCACGGAGTTGTATCCCCGTGCTGACCGCTTCTACTCTTCTTCCACCAGTTCCGAAGAATCTGTGATTGCGAATGCGGATGTGAATGTTCCTTCCACGCCTATACTTCCTTTTGCTACACGCCCGTCCTGTTACTCAAATCCCGAGTCTGAATCGTCTGAAATTGAAGCAAATAATCCTAATTATTCGGAAACTGATGTGATCAATAAGCTCAATAGTGCTGATGTGTATGATCAAGAGCAAGAATTGATTAGTTTGAGGAAGAAAACTCGAATCAGCGAAGAAGCTAGGGTTTTACTGTGTACTTCAAACATACTAACATCTCTGAAATCCGCATTGTTATCCAAATATGCTGATGTTCAAACAAATGCAGCTGCTATAATTGTTAATCTCTCGTTGCATAAACCTAACAAAGTAAAGATCGTTAGATCAGGGATTGTTCCGCCTCTTATTGACATTTTAAGTGGCGGTTTGCCTGACTCACAAGAACACGCAGCTGGCGCGTTGTTTAGTTTAGCCCTGGAAGACCAAAACAGAACTGCTATCGGTGTTCTCGGTGCTCTGCACCCATTACTTCACGCGTTGAGATCGGACAGTGGGCGAACTCGGCAAGACTCGGCATTGGCGTTGTATCATTTATCTTTGAATCAGACTAACCGAGTTAAACTCGTGAAACTCGGTGCTGTGTCAACTCTGTTGACATTGTTAAAACGTGGTGAGTTGCTAGGAAGGGTGTTACTTATTTTATGTAATTTGGCTTCGTGTGCGGAAGGAAAGTCAACTATGCTTGACTCGAATGCGGTGGAATGTTTAGTGGAAATTTTACGAAACGAGTCCGAATCCGAGTCGACTCGGGAGAATTGTGTTGCAGTGTTGTACTCGTTGAGTAGTGGGAGTTTGAGGTTTAAAGGTTTGGCCCGGGAGGCGAGAGCGGTAGATGTTTTACGCATCGTGGAGGAAAAGGGGAGCGAGCGAGGACGAGAGAAGGCGAAGCGGATGTTGATGATGTTGAGGGAACGAGACGAGGACGAGGAGGTGGATTGGGAAGGGGTGCTTGAAGGTGGAGTGAGTCGGAATCGGTACCGAGTTGGTAGGAAGGTTAATGGTCCTAACTCGACTGAGTTTTGA